Proteins encoded by one window of Dyella humicola:
- the thiM gene encoding hydroxyethylthiazole kinase: protein MSITQGDELTSMRATAPLVHCITNYVAMNMAANVLLAAGASPAMLHAQEEVAEFASLANALTINIGTLSSPWLAAMKLAAASANASRTPWVLDPVAHHATAFRRSSINELIDLRPTIIRGNASEIITLSGGYSESRGVDSLDSVAAAEDAAVRVARQRGSIVAVTGAADFVTDGDCAARLTGGSPLMPRITALGCSLTCMIGAFAGARPTHLLGATVSALAYFKLAGELAGQQAAGPGSFAWRFLDALASIEQDDLNAWMEHGVVTL from the coding sequence CCCCACTCGTACACTGCATCACCAACTACGTCGCCATGAATATGGCTGCCAATGTGCTGCTCGCTGCAGGAGCGTCGCCCGCGATGTTGCATGCGCAGGAAGAGGTCGCGGAATTCGCCTCCCTTGCCAACGCGCTGACAATCAACATCGGAACACTTTCCTCACCCTGGTTGGCCGCCATGAAATTGGCGGCAGCCAGTGCCAATGCCTCGCGTACGCCGTGGGTGTTGGACCCGGTAGCCCATCACGCCACTGCCTTCCGGCGAAGCTCCATCAACGAACTCATCGATCTCCGTCCCACGATTATTCGTGGCAACGCGTCGGAGATCATTACGTTGAGCGGTGGGTACAGCGAGAGCCGTGGCGTCGACAGTCTGGATTCCGTGGCGGCTGCCGAGGATGCTGCCGTACGCGTAGCCAGGCAGCGTGGATCCATTGTCGCCGTCACGGGGGCAGCCGACTTCGTGACGGACGGTGACTGCGCCGCCCGCTTGACCGGCGGATCGCCGCTGATGCCACGGATCACGGCGCTGGGTTGCTCGCTGACCTGCATGATCGGTGCCTTTGCGGGAGCCCGCCCCACCCACTTGCTTGGCGCTACCGTTTCGGCCCTGGCTTACTTCAAATTGGCGGGTGAGTTGGCGGGACAGCAGGCTGCAGGCCCTGGATCGTTCGCTTGGCGTTTTCTCGATGCCCTGGCATCCATAGAGCAGGACGATCTAAACGCGTGGATGGAACACGGCGTCGTCACCCTCTAG
- the tehA gene encoding dicarboxylate transporter/tellurite-resistance protein TehA translates to MALLSKLPIVPASFFGIVLGIGGLGGAWRAAHRVWQLPSLIGEVLLLIATLVWVMLLALYARKWIFARDQALAELSHPVQCCFVGLAGLTAMVIAIAVLPYSRTTALVLFALGFIYTVAFAVWLTGSLWEGGRDNANITAALYLPVVGGSFVAAAAAAALGYADWGQLAFGAGAFTWLAVDAMLLYRLYASEALPPIIRTTMGIQLAPPTVGALAYINVSHGPPDMFIHAMLAYGLMQAVVLTRILPWIAARPFSMGYWGFSFGVTALSTAPLRLIEHGETGPFAVLAPYLFIGGNLIVLLMIAATIRLLWQGKLLST, encoded by the coding sequence ATGGCACTGCTGAGCAAGCTACCGATTGTTCCCGCGAGCTTCTTTGGCATCGTGCTTGGCATCGGGGGCTTGGGTGGCGCATGGCGCGCGGCGCACCGCGTGTGGCAGCTGCCGTCGCTGATCGGCGAGGTGCTGCTGCTCATCGCGACCCTTGTGTGGGTCATGCTGTTGGCCCTTTATGCGCGCAAGTGGATCTTTGCGCGCGATCAAGCACTCGCCGAGCTCAGCCATCCAGTGCAATGTTGCTTCGTTGGCCTGGCCGGCCTGACGGCCATGGTGATCGCGATAGCGGTATTGCCCTATTCGCGGACGACAGCCCTGGTGCTGTTCGCCCTGGGCTTCATCTATACCGTCGCCTTCGCCGTGTGGCTAACCGGCAGCCTGTGGGAAGGTGGACGGGACAACGCGAACATTACGGCAGCGCTCTATCTGCCCGTCGTAGGAGGCTCGTTTGTCGCGGCGGCCGCCGCGGCGGCATTGGGCTACGCTGATTGGGGACAGCTCGCATTTGGCGCCGGCGCTTTCACCTGGTTGGCCGTCGACGCCATGCTGCTGTACCGCCTCTATGCTTCCGAGGCTCTGCCACCCATCATTCGCACGACCATGGGCATTCAATTGGCGCCGCCCACCGTGGGAGCGCTGGCCTACATCAATGTGTCCCATGGTCCGCCTGACATGTTTATTCACGCCATGCTTGCTTATGGCTTGATGCAGGCCGTCGTGCTCACACGCATCCTTCCGTGGATAGCGGCACGGCCATTTTCGATGGGCTACTGGGGCTTCAGCTTCGGCGTGACGGCTCTTTCAACCGCACCCTTGCGACTCATCGAGCATGGCGAAACCGGGCCGTTTGCCGTACTGGCGCCGTATCTGTTCATCGGCGGAAATCTGATTGTCCTGCTGATGATCGCGGCTACCATCCGCTTGCTATGGCAGGGCAAGCTGCTGTCTACCTAG